The DNA sequence GATGGTGCTCGTCGACAACGAGCTCGGCGCGTCCGCGTGGACTGCGGCGGGCTACGCGCCCCAGCCGCAGTGGTCGCGCTGGGTCAAGCCGCTCACCTGACGGCCGCTGCCGTACCGGTCCGGGCGGCCGCCGGCGAGGGCGTCGCGGAGCACCGGCGGCCGGCGCTGGGGGCGGCGAGGCGATTCCCAGGAAGTGCCATCCTCGGCGCTCCGATCGCATCGACCGAGCTGATGCTCCGGGATGGACGCGAGATCGCGGCGATCGCGCGCACGACGGCGTCACACCCCTTTCTGTGGCGGCCCCCGACCACATAGCATCTGCTGCCATGAAGCCCCCCGCGCTCAACCCCGGGCGACTCGGAGCGATCCTCGCCGTCGCCGTGGCCGTCGTCGTCGCCGTCATCCCGGTGTCGGCATCGGCCGCTCCCCCGCTGACCGTCGCCGCCGCACTCGCCGCCCAGGACGGCCGGGTCGCCACGGTCGCCGGATACGTCGTCGGGCAGCCGACCGCCACCAGCACCGTCATCCGGTCGAACTTCACCGCGGACACCGCGATCGCGATCGCCGACACCGCCGCCGAGACCGGCACCGCGAAGATGCTGTACGTGCAGGTCACCGCGGCGTGGCGCAGCTCGTTCGGATTGCAGACCAACCCGGGGCTGATGGGCCGGTCGGTGACGGTCACCGGCACGCTGACCGCGTACTTCGCGCACGGCGGGCTCAAGGATCCGAGCGCGATGAGCCTCACCGGCAGCGGCTCGCCGTCGCCCACCCCCAACCCGACCGCCTCCACCGGGCCGTACGACACGACGTACTACCGCAACGCGATCGGCAAGAGCGGCACCGCGCTGCGCACCGCGCTGCACGACATCATCAAGGTGCAGACGAAGCTGACCTACGCGCAGGTGTGGGACGGGTTGAGCGCGACCGACCAGGACCCGAACAACGCCAACAACGTGATCCTGATCTACAGCGGCCGCTCGCAGAGCAAGGCCACCCACGGTGACGGCGTGGACGACTGGAACCGCGAGCACGTCTGGGCCAAGTCGCACGGCGACTTCGGCACCGCCACCGGGCCCGGCACCGACCTGCACCACCTGCGGCCCGAGGACGCCTCCGTCAACGCCGACCGCGGCAACAAGGACTTCGACCTCGGCGGCTCGGCCGCCAACCAGGCACCGGGCAACTTCACCGACGCCGACTCGTGGGAGCCGCGCAACGCGGTCAAGGGCGACGTCGCCCGCATGCTGATGTACATGGCGATCCGGTACGAGGGCGACGACGGCTTCGCGAACCTGGAGCTGAACAACGTCGTCGGCAACGGCTCGGCGCCCTACTTCGGCAAGCTGTCGCTGCTGCTCCAGTGGAACCTGCAGGACCCGCCGGACACGTTCGAGAAGCGCCGCAACCAGGTCATCTACGACAACTGGCAGGGCAACCGCAACCCGTTCATCGACCACCCGGAGTGGGCCACGGCGATCTGGGGCAGCTGAGGTGCCCCGGGTCGCAGTCACGGGCCACCGGGACCTGACTCCCGAGGTGGCCCGGTACGTCACGGACGGGCTGCGGGCCGTGCTGCGGCCGTACGGGCCGCTGGTCGGGTTGAGCTGCCTGGCCGACGGTGCGGACCAGCTGTTCGCCCAGATCATCGTCGAGCTGGGCGGCGTGGTCGAGGTCGTGGTCCCGGCCGCGGACTACCGACGGCACCTGTCCGCCACGGCGGCGGCCCGCTACGACGTGCTGCTGGCCGGTGCCGCCGCGGTGCACCGGATGCCCGCCGCCGTCTCCGGCGAGCAGGCATACCAGCGGGCCAACGAGTTCCTGGTGCGCGGGTGCGAGCTGCTGGTCGCGGTGTGGGACGGCGAGCCCGCCCGCGGCCACGGCGGCACCGCCGACGCCGTGGCGTACGCCCGGGAGCTGGGCGTGGCGGTGAAGGTCGTCTGGCCGCCGGGCGTGCGGCGCGCCTGACCTGCCCGGTCGCACCTCCGATCGACCACCGGACCGCACCGCGTCCGGCGCGATCTCCGTTGAGTCAGTGGCACGCGGCCGGTTCCGGGACCTAGGTCCCGGGCCGGCGGCACCTTCGCCTCCGGTGCCGGGGGCGGCGGTGGCGTGCACTGAAGGCGACTCAAGGGAGACCCGATGACGACGTCCGACGACGCCCCCCGCCGCGCCCCCGCCGCCGCGTACGCCGCAGCGGCTGAGGCGGCCGGGCGCGCCCCGTCCATTCACAACACGCAGCCGTGGCACTGGCAGGTGCACCCCGACCGCCTGGACCTGTTCGCCGACCCCTCGCGAGGACTGCCCGGCACCGACCCCGACCAGCGGATGCTGCTGGTCAGCTGCGGTGCGGCGCTGCACCACGCGCAGGTCGCGCTGCACGCCCAGGGGTACGAGGCCGCCGTACGCCCGCTGCCGGACCCGGACCGGCCCGACCACCTGGCGACGCTGACCGTCGACGAGCACACCCCGGTGACCGCCGACGCGGTCCGGCTGGCGCAGGCGATCCAGCTCCGCCACACCGACCGGCGGCCCAACGTCGACACCCCGGTCACCGCCGAGCAGCTCGACGAGCTGCGCCGGGTCGCGGGCGCGGTCGGGGTGGACCTGCACCGGCTCAACGCCGACCAGGCCGCCGAGCTGGCCGTGGCGGTCTCGCACGCCGAGGACGCCGCCGCGACCGAACCGGCGTGGCAGGCCGAGACCGGGCAGTGGACCGGGCCCGGCCGGCCCGCGGGCACCGGGCTGCCGCCCGAGGTCATCCCGGACCGGCGGCCCCAGACCGACGTGGGCGAGCGCGACTTCGGCACCCGGGGCACGCTGGAGGTCGGCGGCGGCCACGACAAGGCCTCGACGTATGTGGTGCTGTTCGGCGCCGAGGACGACCGGGCGGCGTGGCTGCGCGCGGGCCAGGCCCTGTCGGCGGTGTGGCTGCACGCCACGGTGCTGGGACTGGCGGTGCTGCCGTACAGCCAGGTCATCGAGATCGACGCGACGCGGGTGATGATGCGGCGGGTCCTGTCCCAGCTCGGCCACCCGTACCTGGTGCTGCGCCTGGGTGTGGCGGACGCGGACCACCCGCTGCCCGGCCACACCCCGCGCCTGTCCTTCGACGAGACCACGACGGTCGAACCGGGCTGAGCCGTGGGCGGACTTGATAGGCAAGTAATTACTTGCCTATAGTGGCGGACGTGGGTGACGTCTTCAAGGCGCTGGCCGACCCGACGCGCAGGCTGATCCTCGACGCGCTCACCGAGCGCGACGGCCAGACGCTGTTCGAGCTGTGCACCCGCCTGGCCATGAAGCACCAGGTCACCTCGTCGCGGCAGGCGATCTCGCAGCACCTGGACCTGCTGGAGGACGCCGGGCTGGTCGAGGTGCGCCGCCAGGGCCGCTACAAGTTCCACCACCTGAACACGCAACCGCTAGAGCAGATCCTCACCCGCTGGATCCGCACCACCGCGCAGGAGATCCCATGAGAATCCACCTCACCAGCGTCCTGGTCGACGACCAGGACAAGGCGCTGGCCTTCTACACCGACGTCCTGGGCTTCACCAAGAAGACCGAGGTCCCGCTGGGCGAGCACCGGTGGCTCACCGTCGTGGGCGACAACGAGGGCGTGGAGCTGGTGCTGGAGCCTGACAGCCACCCCGCGGTCAAGCCGTTCAAGCAGGCGCTGGTCGACGACGGGATCCCGTTCACCTCGTTCGCCGTCGACGACGTGCAGGCGGAGTACGAGCGGCTGGTCAAGCTCGGCGTCGTGTTCACCCAGCCCCCGGTGAACCACGGCCCGGTCACCACCGCGGTCTTCGACGACACCTGCGGCAACCTGATCCAGATCGCCCACCAGTAGTCCGTCGCGTCCCGCCCCGGCCGCGGTGGTGCGGCCGGGGCGCTACGGTGGACCGATGAAGATCACCAGAATCGCGTCCCTGGACGACGCCGACGAGCTGGCCGCCCTGGTCCGCACCGACCGGGACTTCCTGGCCGCCTTCGAGCCGGTCCGCGACGAGGGCTACTACACCGCCGCCGGGCAGCGGACGATTCTGGCCCACAACCTCGAAGACCACGCACGCGGCGGCATGGTGCCGATGGTGATCACCCAGGACGGCCGCGTCGCCGGGCGGATCAACCTCAACACGATCGTCCGGGGCGCCGCCCAGTCCGCCCACATCGGATACTGGCTCGGGCAGGCGTACCACGGGCAGGGCCTGGCCAGCACCGCGCTGGCCGAGACGATCGCCCTCGCGTTCACCGAGCTCGACCTGCACCGCCTGGAAGCCGGCACGATGCTGCACAACACCGCCTCGCAGCGGGTGCTGACCCGCAACGGCTTCAAGCCGTTCGCCGTGTCGCCGCGCTACCTCAAGATCGCCGGGCAGTGGCGGGACCACATCCTGTTCCACCTGTTCAACCCGGCCCACCCCGACTGAGCCACCGCCCGCGTCACACCTCATCCGGTGTAGCCACACCACCTGAGGTGTGACGCCGGGACACGGCCACCACTCGCGCCCGGCCGCTACCGTGAGGTCCGCCCGCCCCGCAGCGAGGAGGACCCGACCGGTGACCGTACGGCGCCTGATCACCGCCGCCGCGCTCACGCTGGCCGCCGGATGCACGCCCGTCCAGCCCTCGGGCGGACAGACCGGCGTTCCCGTCGCGGCGGTGCCGCAGCCGGCCGTGTCCGTCGGCAGCCCGGTCGACGGGCGGTGGGGGCGCGCGGGCGAACCCGGCTCGACCCCGGCCGGCGACCACCACCGCCTGGGCAAGGCGACCCCGATGAACCAGTGGGCCGTCGACCTGCGGGTCCCGGCGGGCACGCCGGTCGTGTTCGGTGTCGCGGCCGACCACGGCACCGTCACCGCCGAGATCACCCAGATCGTCGACGGCGACGCCTGCCGGGCCGGGGGCGGCGGCGACTTCGTCACGGTCGGGCTCTACCACGAAGGTGTCCTGCTGGGCCGGGTCACGTACGCCCACCTGCGGCGCGACCGGAAGCTGCGGGTCGGCTCGCCCGTCGCGCCGAAGGCGGTGCTGGGGACCGTCGCCGCCCTGGACGGCGAGAACACCGGCGGGCCGGCCTGCTGGACCGGTCCGCACGTACACCTGGAGCTGCGGTCGGAGACCGGCGGCGCCTGCTGGCGCGACCGCGCCCCCGGCACCCGGGTCCGCCGCGGCGAGGTCGTCGGCTTCGTCAGCGGCCCGCTCGGAAGGTCGCCGACCGTCTGCGCCCGGTAACCGCCACGGTCGGCCCGGCGTGACCTGCGACCCGTACCGCGCACGATCGTGTACGGATTGTCGAACATGTCGATATTGGAATCACTGGCTACCATGGATCCTCCGTGGCCGCGTCGCGGCATCCCTCTCGGAAGGCTCCCTTTTGCACACCAGATTCGCCCGCCTGCTCGGCGGTGCCTGCGCGGTCACCCTCGCCGCGACGGGCACCTGGATGGCCACCACCATCGGCGCCGAGGCCTCACCACCCCGCCCGTGGTTCGCGCTGCCGTTCCCGTGCGGTGAGCGGTGGCAGCTGTCGACGTACAGCGGCCACGACGACTACGACATCGACTTCACCTTCGACGGTCCCGGCGGCAGCGCCGGGCGCCCGATCCTGGCGTCGGCCCCGGGCAAGGTCGTGTTCGCGGGCTGGGGCGACGGCGGCGGCTGGCACGTGAAGCTGGAGCACGGCGGCGGCTGGGAGTCGATGTACCTGCACATGGTCGAGGCGCCGATGGTCAGCGTGGGCCAGGTGGTCACCGTCGGGCAGCAGCTCGGCCGGGTCGGCACCACCGGGCACTCCAGCGGCCCGCACCTGCACTACGAGCAGCTGTACGGCGGCCAGAAGGTCGAGTCGTACTTCGACGGAGCGCCGTCGGGCATCACCACCGACGGCAGCGCCGCGACCGGCCCGCTGCACGTGGCCGGCCCGGTCTCCGCGGACCGGCATCTGACCAGCGGCAACTGCGGCAGCGGCGGCAGCCTGGTGCGGGAGCTGTTCGGCGGTCCGGCCTGGCAGGCCCGGCCACTGGGCGGCACCCCGGTGACGGGCAGCGCCCTGGCGGTGATCGAGTCCGCGGGCGACGCGATCCTCTACACCGTCGCCGACGGCCGGGTGTACGAGTCGCGCCGCGCCGGCGGCTGGCAGAGCACCTACCTCGGCGTGGCCGGGGTCGCGGGCACCGCCGTGGCGGCGCTGGAGCTCGACGGCGTCCGCCGGGTCTACGTGATCGCCGACGGCGCCGTGTACGAGGCACGCAGCGACAACGCGTGGCGGCCGGTGCCGACCGGACTGCACGGGGTCAGCCCGTCGACGCTGTCGGCGGTGGCCGTCGGCGGGGTGCCGGTGCTGTACACCGTGGCCGCCGGGACCGTGCACCAGGCCACCGGCGCAGCCGCGGGCTGGACCGAGGCGGACCTCGGCATCCCGGCCGCCGCCGTCGCGGCCGTGCGCACCAGCGCCGCGACCGTGCTGTACACCGTGGACCACGGCAACCTCTACCAGGCCAGCAGCGACACGGGGTGGCTCAACCGGTTCACCGGCGTCTCCGGCACCGACGCGACCGCCCTGGCCGCGCTCGACCTCGGCGGCGCCCCCCACGTCTACGCCCTGATCGGCGGCCGCCTGCACGCCGTCGGCGAGGGCGGCTCCTGGCTGCCGGTCGACACCGGCCTGTCCGCCGCGGCGGTCACCGCCGCCGTCATCGCCGGCCGCCCCACCGTCCTCGCCAGCTGACCGTGCCGGGCCCCCGGGCCCCGCGTCCACATCCGACGGCAATCTGATCTTCGCTATTCAGTCACGCTACGGGCGGGCGCGAGCACCTAACATTCCCATCGGTCTATCCCCTCGACCTGGGAGCGCACATGCTCGACGCCATCACCACCGCCCGGAGGACCCTCGCGGCGGCCACCCTCGCCGCCGCGCTGGTCACCGGCGGGCTGCTCGCCCCCGCCCCCGCGAGCGCCGCCGTCACCCCGGCGCAGCTCGCCCTGCGCTGGGCGCCGATCCACTACCAGGACGTCGACGCCACCGGCGACCACGCGCTGGGCGGCAAGTCCGACTACATCACGAAGGTCGACTTCGACGGCGACCTGACCGGCCGCAACAACTGGGACGACGCGGGCGCCGCGAACGCGAACCTCGCCGCGTACGCCTACTACTCGGTCGTGGAGACCAGCAGCCACTGGTACCTGACGTACTTCTTCTTCCACCCGCGCGACTGGGTCGACCACCCGTTCTTCGAGACCGAGCACGAGAACGACGGCGAGGGGCTGCTGCTGGCCGTCGAGAAGGACGGCTCGGCCTACGGCGTGCTGCGGTCGGCGGTCACGGTGGCGCACACGGACTTCTTCTCGTACACCCCGA is a window from the Catellatospora sp. TT07R-123 genome containing:
- a CDS encoding endonuclease — translated: MKPPALNPGRLGAILAVAVAVVVAVIPVSASAAPPLTVAAALAAQDGRVATVAGYVVGQPTATSTVIRSNFTADTAIAIADTAAETGTAKMLYVQVTAAWRSSFGLQTNPGLMGRSVTVTGTLTAYFAHGGLKDPSAMSLTGSGSPSPTPNPTASTGPYDTTYYRNAIGKSGTALRTALHDIIKVQTKLTYAQVWDGLSATDQDPNNANNVILIYSGRSQSKATHGDGVDDWNREHVWAKSHGDFGTATGPGTDLHHLRPEDASVNADRGNKDFDLGGSAANQAPGNFTDADSWEPRNAVKGDVARMLMYMAIRYEGDDGFANLELNNVVGNGSAPYFGKLSLLLQWNLQDPPDTFEKRRNQVIYDNWQGNRNPFIDHPEWATAIWGS
- a CDS encoding nitroreductase, which gives rise to MTTSDDAPRRAPAAAYAAAAEAAGRAPSIHNTQPWHWQVHPDRLDLFADPSRGLPGTDPDQRMLLVSCGAALHHAQVALHAQGYEAAVRPLPDPDRPDHLATLTVDEHTPVTADAVRLAQAIQLRHTDRRPNVDTPVTAEQLDELRRVAGAVGVDLHRLNADQAAELAVAVSHAEDAAATEPAWQAETGQWTGPGRPAGTGLPPEVIPDRRPQTDVGERDFGTRGTLEVGGGHDKASTYVVLFGAEDDRAAWLRAGQALSAVWLHATVLGLAVLPYSQVIEIDATRVMMRRVLSQLGHPYLVLRLGVADADHPLPGHTPRLSFDETTTVEPG
- a CDS encoding helix-turn-helix transcriptional regulator, encoding MADVGDVFKALADPTRRLILDALTERDGQTLFELCTRLAMKHQVTSSRQAISQHLDLLEDAGLVEVRRQGRYKFHHLNTQPLEQILTRWIRTTAQEIP
- a CDS encoding VOC family protein; amino-acid sequence: MRIHLTSVLVDDQDKALAFYTDVLGFTKKTEVPLGEHRWLTVVGDNEGVELVLEPDSHPAVKPFKQALVDDGIPFTSFAVDDVQAEYERLVKLGVVFTQPPVNHGPVTTAVFDDTCGNLIQIAHQ
- a CDS encoding GNAT family N-acetyltransferase, with the protein product MKITRIASLDDADELAALVRTDRDFLAAFEPVRDEGYYTAAGQRTILAHNLEDHARGGMVPMVITQDGRVAGRINLNTIVRGAAQSAHIGYWLGQAYHGQGLASTALAETIALAFTELDLHRLEAGTMLHNTASQRVLTRNGFKPFAVSPRYLKIAGQWRDHILFHLFNPAHPD
- a CDS encoding M23 family metallopeptidase; its protein translation is MTVRRLITAAALTLAAGCTPVQPSGGQTGVPVAAVPQPAVSVGSPVDGRWGRAGEPGSTPAGDHHRLGKATPMNQWAVDLRVPAGTPVVFGVAADHGTVTAEITQIVDGDACRAGGGGDFVTVGLYHEGVLLGRVTYAHLRRDRKLRVGSPVAPKAVLGTVAALDGENTGGPACWTGPHVHLELRSETGGACWRDRAPGTRVRRGEVVGFVSGPLGRSPTVCAR
- a CDS encoding M23 family metallopeptidase — translated: MHTRFARLLGGACAVTLAATGTWMATTIGAEASPPRPWFALPFPCGERWQLSTYSGHDDYDIDFTFDGPGGSAGRPILASAPGKVVFAGWGDGGGWHVKLEHGGGWESMYLHMVEAPMVSVGQVVTVGQQLGRVGTTGHSSGPHLHYEQLYGGQKVESYFDGAPSGITTDGSAATGPLHVAGPVSADRHLTSGNCGSGGSLVRELFGGPAWQARPLGGTPVTGSALAVIESAGDAILYTVADGRVYESRRAGGWQSTYLGVAGVAGTAVAALELDGVRRVYVIADGAVYEARSDNAWRPVPTGLHGVSPSTLSAVAVGGVPVLYTVAAGTVHQATGAAAGWTEADLGIPAAAVAAVRTSAATVLYTVDHGNLYQASSDTGWLNRFTGVSGTDATALAALDLGGAPHVYALIGGRLHAVGEGGSWLPVDTGLSAAAVTAAVIAGRPTVLAS